One Mycobacterium sp. SMC-4 DNA window includes the following coding sequences:
- the fadD12 gene encoding acyl-CoA ligase FadD12: protein MDVLRRLNHSVGLVATMARAGVIAPMRPDKYLRIASAMQRENMAVTSGFAAAAQRCGDSAGLIDELGILTWRQIDRRADALAAALQALPDGAPEVIALMARNHRGFVDTLIAANRIGSEVLLLNTSFAGPALGEVIRGEGEGKNLVVVHDEEFTDTVDEALADEPATTRILAWTDTPTTTPTVERLITEYDGVQPQRALAKSRVILLTSGTTGTPKGAGHSGGDPTVLKAILDRTPWRAEQPVVVVAPMFHAWGFSQLVFAASMACTVITRRRFDPEATLELVDKYRATGLCLVPVMFDRIMELPDEVLDGYSGRSLRFAAASGSRMRPDVVVSFMDRFGDVIYNNYNATEAGMIATATPRDLRAAPDTAGRPAEGTEIRILDAGLREVPAGEVGSIYVRNNTGFDGYTSGATKKFHDGFMCSGDVGFVDDSGRLFVVGRDDEMIVSGGENIYPIEVEKLLAAHPDVVEATVLGVEDDRFGQRLEAFVVLVVDASATPDVLKDYVRDNLASYKVPRAITVLDELPRGVTGKISRKDLHDRVQTT from the coding sequence ATGGATGTCCTGCGTCGGCTGAACCACAGCGTCGGCCTGGTCGCGACGATGGCGCGGGCCGGGGTGATCGCACCGATGCGGCCCGACAAGTATCTGCGCATCGCCTCGGCCATGCAGCGCGAGAACATGGCGGTCACTTCGGGTTTCGCGGCAGCCGCGCAGCGCTGCGGCGACAGCGCCGGCCTGATCGACGAACTCGGGATCCTCACCTGGCGCCAGATCGACCGGCGTGCCGACGCGCTGGCCGCCGCGCTGCAGGCGCTGCCGGATGGTGCGCCGGAAGTGATCGCGCTGATGGCGCGCAACCACCGTGGCTTCGTCGACACGTTGATCGCCGCGAACCGGATCGGCAGCGAGGTGCTGCTGCTCAACACCTCGTTCGCGGGCCCGGCACTGGGTGAGGTGATCCGCGGCGAAGGCGAGGGCAAAAACCTCGTCGTCGTCCACGACGAGGAGTTCACCGACACCGTCGACGAGGCCCTGGCCGATGAGCCCGCCACCACGCGCATCCTGGCCTGGACCGACACCCCGACCACCACACCGACCGTCGAGCGACTGATCACCGAGTATGACGGGGTGCAGCCACAGCGGGCGTTGGCCAAGAGCCGGGTGATCCTGCTGACCTCCGGCACCACCGGCACTCCGAAAGGCGCCGGCCATTCCGGTGGAGACCCGACGGTGCTCAAGGCGATCCTGGATCGCACCCCGTGGCGCGCGGAGCAACCCGTGGTGGTCGTCGCTCCGATGTTTCACGCCTGGGGGTTCTCCCAGCTGGTCTTCGCGGCGTCGATGGCGTGCACGGTCATCACCCGCCGCAGATTCGATCCGGAGGCCACTCTGGAGCTCGTCGACAAATACCGAGCCACCGGACTGTGTCTGGTGCCGGTGATGTTCGACCGGATCATGGAGCTGCCCGACGAGGTGCTCGACGGGTACAGCGGGCGGTCACTGCGATTCGCGGCAGCGTCGGGTTCGCGGATGCGTCCCGACGTCGTGGTCTCGTTCATGGACCGCTTCGGCGACGTGATCTACAACAACTACAACGCCACCGAGGCCGGCATGATCGCCACCGCGACGCCGCGGGACCTGCGGGCCGCCCCCGACACTGCGGGCCGTCCCGCCGAGGGCACCGAGATCCGCATCCTGGACGCGGGCCTGCGCGAGGTGCCCGCCGGCGAGGTGGGCAGCATCTACGTGCGCAACAACACCGGATTCGACGGCTACACCTCGGGTGCGACCAAGAAGTTCCACGACGGGTTCATGTGTTCGGGCGACGTCGGGTTTGTCGACGACTCGGGGCGGTTATTCGTGGTGGGCCGCGACGACGAGATGATTGTCTCCGGCGGCGAGAACATCTATCCGATCGAGGTGGAGAAGTTGCTGGCCGCGCATCCCGACGTCGTCGAGGCAACTGTCCTCGGTGTCGAGGACGACAGATTCGGCCAGCGTCTGGAGGCCTTCGTCGTGCTGGTCGTCGACGCCTCGGCGACCCCGGACGTGCTGAAGGATTACGTCCGCGACAACTTGGCCAGTTACAAAGTGCCGCGGGCGATCACGGTGCTCGACGAACTGCCCCGTGGCGTCACCGGCAAGATCTCACGGAAGGACCTGCACGATCGCGTTCAGACTACGTAA
- a CDS encoding 1-acyl-sn-glycerol-3-phosphate acyltransferase produces the protein MGVLRPLLKGYHRAEVRGLEHFPAGGALVVANHSGGLFAMDVPVFASGFYEKFGYDRPVYTLSHDMLMVGPTGTFFKKTGFIPANHENADEALRSGGVVVVFPGGDYDVYRPTLSANKIDFGGRTGYVRAAINNGVPIVPTVGIGGQESQLFLSRGTGIAKALGPVARMFRTKILPVSFGFPFGLSVVLPVNVPLPTKITMQALPPIDVIAEFGENPDIDEVDAHVRRVMQRALDDLAGERRLPVLG, from the coding sequence ATGGGAGTGTTGCGCCCGCTACTCAAGGGCTACCACCGTGCCGAGGTGCGCGGCCTGGAACACTTCCCGGCCGGCGGCGCCCTGGTGGTGGCAAACCACTCCGGCGGCTTGTTCGCGATGGACGTACCGGTGTTCGCCAGTGGCTTCTACGAGAAGTTCGGCTACGACCGGCCGGTTTACACCCTCAGCCACGACATGCTGATGGTGGGTCCGACCGGCACGTTCTTCAAGAAGACCGGGTTCATCCCGGCCAACCACGAGAACGCCGACGAGGCACTGCGCTCCGGCGGGGTGGTCGTGGTCTTTCCCGGTGGCGACTACGACGTCTATCGCCCGACATTGAGCGCGAACAAGATCGACTTCGGCGGCCGCACCGGATATGTGCGCGCGGCGATCAACAACGGTGTGCCGATCGTCCCGACCGTCGGCATCGGAGGACAGGAAAGCCAGCTGTTCCTGAGCCGGGGCACCGGGATCGCCAAGGCACTCGGCCCGGTGGCGCGGATGTTCCGCACCAAGATCCTGCCCGTCTCCTTCGGCTTCCCGTTCGGGTTGTCGGTGGTGCTGCCGGTCAACGTGCCGCTGCCGACCAAGATCACCATGCAGGCCCTGCCACCCATTGACGTCATCGCCGAGTTCGGTGAAAACCCTGACATCGACGAGGTCGACGCCCACGTCCGGCGGGTGATGCAGCGTGCCCTCGACGACCTGGCCGGCGAGCGCCGACTGCCCGTACTGGGTTAG
- a CDS encoding helix-turn-helix domain-containing protein: MSDPSRRDRLRELLDAVTDAANTDVAEMARSSYASEFHFSREVRRLTGESPAALRRRITLERAAWRLQRGEAVSAVAADEGWSSAEVFSRAFRRTYGCPPSQAGQVHFRLPAPNGLHFHPPQSLWLDDQHRVPVPDVTDLMVAHDIDDTAYLLERATSLTAQQWVAEVRPGQTVLDWDGAEPSVGAVLGAIVWTKEVWLATIAGQDFPARTATQPELVAASELAAHHDEIGKRWRTAVSDHTAAGRLGDTVIDALCDPPESFPLYGIVAHVLTYSAHRRELARAMLAGHGVDTRRGDPLDWMRRS; the protein is encoded by the coding sequence GTGAGTGACCCGTCCCGCCGCGACCGGCTCCGCGAACTGCTCGACGCGGTCACCGATGCAGCCAACACCGACGTCGCTGAGATGGCGCGGAGCAGTTACGCATCGGAATTCCATTTCTCCCGCGAGGTCCGCAGACTGACCGGCGAGTCGCCGGCGGCGCTACGACGGCGCATCACACTCGAGCGTGCCGCGTGGCGGCTGCAGCGCGGTGAGGCGGTGTCCGCGGTCGCCGCCGATGAGGGCTGGTCCTCGGCCGAGGTGTTCTCCCGCGCGTTCCGCCGCACGTACGGATGTCCACCCTCGCAGGCCGGGCAGGTGCACTTTCGTCTGCCCGCGCCGAACGGTTTGCACTTTCATCCGCCGCAATCGCTCTGGCTTGACGATCAGCACAGGGTCCCGGTGCCCGACGTCACCGACCTGATGGTCGCCCACGACATCGACGACACCGCCTACCTCCTCGAGCGCGCCACGAGCCTGACGGCCCAGCAGTGGGTCGCCGAGGTCCGCCCCGGCCAGACGGTGCTCGACTGGGACGGTGCCGAACCGAGCGTCGGCGCGGTGCTGGGTGCGATCGTGTGGACGAAAGAGGTGTGGCTGGCAACGATCGCCGGGCAGGACTTTCCGGCGCGCACCGCCACGCAGCCCGAGCTGGTCGCTGCCTCGGAACTGGCCGCCCATCACGACGAGATCGGGAAACGCTGGCGGACCGCGGTTTCCGATCACACCGCGGCCGGCCGGCTCGGCGACACCGTCATCGATGCGCTGTGTGACCCGCCGGAGTCCTTTCCGCTGTACGGCATCGTCGCGCACGTGCTGACCTACTCCGCGCATCGGCGTGAGCTGGCCCGCGCGATGCTGGCCGGCCACGGTGTGGACACCCGCCGCGGCGACCCGTTGGACTGGATGCGAAGGAGCTGA
- a CDS encoding dihydrofolate reductase family protein: MACVYYTASSLDGFIVDNDDSLEWLTSRTVESDGPFAIEPFVAAAGALVMGAATYEWIAANHPGEWMYCQPSWVMTHRSDLVVDGHPVHTFAGSAEELFPQLVAAAGEKNVWVVGGGNIAAQFIAAGLVDEMVVAYAPCSLGAGARLLPMRSEWRLAESAVNGDFVIARWCRAMPS, translated from the coding sequence ATGGCCTGCGTGTACTACACCGCCTCGAGCTTGGATGGGTTCATCGTCGACAACGACGACAGCCTGGAGTGGCTGACGTCGCGCACCGTCGAATCCGACGGGCCGTTCGCGATCGAACCGTTCGTCGCCGCGGCGGGTGCGCTGGTGATGGGAGCGGCCACCTACGAGTGGATCGCCGCGAACCATCCCGGTGAGTGGATGTACTGCCAGCCGTCCTGGGTGATGACGCACCGCAGCGACCTCGTGGTCGACGGACACCCGGTGCACACCTTCGCCGGCAGCGCCGAAGAGCTGTTCCCCCAACTTGTCGCTGCGGCCGGCGAGAAGAACGTGTGGGTGGTCGGCGGCGGCAACATCGCCGCCCAGTTCATCGCGGCCGGTCTGGTCGACGAGATGGTGGTCGCGTACGCGCCGTGCTCCCTGGGGGCGGGAGCGCGGCTCTTGCCGATGCGTTCGGAGTGGCGGCTGGCCGAATCGGCGGTCAACGGTGACTTCGTCATCGCCCGGTGGTGTCGCGCCATGCCGTCGTAA
- a CDS encoding acyl-CoA dehydrogenase produces MGHYQSNIRDLEFNLFETLALEKVLATGEFGDLDPDAVRQMLDEAAKLAEGPVAEAFAESDRHPPTFDPATHTVTIPEPFKKSYRAWYRGEWFRVGMAEEIGGVAAPAVLEWAINEFVLGAQPAAFIYAAGPKMADILFGIGNEQQRHWAALMVERNWGATMVLTEPDAGSDVGAGRTKAIPQPDGTWHLDGVKRFITNGDADDLYENIMHVVLARPEGAGPGTKGLSLFLVPKFHFDPQTGDLGERNGVFVTGLEHKMGLKVSSTCELTFGQHGVPAVGWLVNDTHDGIAQMFRVIEYARMMVGTKAIATLSTGYLNALEYAKTRVQGADMTQMTDKSAPRVTIIHHPDVRRALLTQKAYAEGLRALYLYTAAHQDVEVAAIVSGADASMAVRVNDLLLPIVKGVGSERAYQCLTESLQTFGGSGFLQDYPIEQYIRDAKIDSLYEGTTAIQAQDFFFRKIARDRGGALLHVVTQIMTFLDDASAHPQLAGERTLLATAVDDVQAMVATMTSFLVESQQKPSELYRLGLQSVPLLLAVGDALLGWLLLHQAEVALTALDSEVGERDRAFYTGKVATARFFAKNMLPMLSAQRAILEAVDLTAMELSEAGF; encoded by the coding sequence ATGGGCCACTACCAGAGCAACATCCGTGACCTCGAGTTCAACCTGTTCGAGACGCTGGCGCTGGAGAAGGTCCTGGCCACCGGCGAGTTCGGTGACCTCGACCCCGATGCGGTGCGCCAGATGCTCGACGAAGCCGCCAAGCTGGCCGAAGGGCCGGTGGCCGAGGCGTTCGCCGAGTCCGACCGGCACCCACCGACGTTCGACCCGGCCACCCACACGGTGACCATCCCCGAACCGTTCAAGAAGTCCTACCGCGCCTGGTACCGCGGCGAGTGGTTTCGCGTCGGGATGGCCGAAGAGATCGGCGGCGTTGCTGCCCCGGCGGTGCTGGAGTGGGCGATCAACGAGTTCGTGCTCGGGGCGCAGCCTGCGGCGTTCATCTACGCGGCCGGACCGAAGATGGCCGACATCCTGTTCGGCATCGGCAACGAGCAGCAGCGGCACTGGGCCGCGTTGATGGTCGAGCGCAATTGGGGGGCCACCATGGTGCTCACCGAACCCGACGCCGGCTCTGACGTCGGCGCGGGCCGCACCAAGGCCATCCCGCAGCCCGACGGCACCTGGCACCTCGACGGCGTCAAACGCTTCATCACCAACGGCGACGCCGATGACCTGTACGAGAACATCATGCACGTGGTGCTGGCCCGCCCGGAGGGCGCCGGCCCGGGCACCAAGGGCCTGAGCCTGTTCCTGGTCCCCAAGTTCCACTTCGACCCGCAGACCGGCGACCTGGGCGAGCGCAACGGCGTCTTCGTCACCGGACTGGAACACAAGATGGGACTGAAGGTCTCGTCAACCTGTGAGCTGACCTTCGGTCAGCACGGGGTGCCCGCGGTCGGCTGGCTGGTCAACGACACCCACGACGGCATCGCCCAGATGTTCCGGGTCATCGAATACGCACGGATGATGGTGGGCACCAAAGCGATTGCGACGTTGTCCACCGGGTACCTGAACGCGCTGGAGTATGCCAAGACCCGGGTGCAGGGCGCGGACATGACACAGATGACCGACAAGAGCGCTCCGCGGGTGACGATCATCCACCATCCAGATGTGCGACGGGCACTGCTGACTCAGAAGGCCTACGCCGAAGGGCTGCGGGCGCTGTATCTCTACACCGCGGCACACCAGGACGTGGAGGTGGCCGCGATCGTGTCCGGTGCCGACGCGTCGATGGCGGTGCGCGTCAACGACCTGCTGCTGCCGATCGTCAAGGGCGTGGGCTCCGAACGCGCCTACCAGTGCCTCACCGAGTCGCTGCAGACCTTCGGCGGTTCGGGCTTCCTGCAGGACTACCCGATCGAGCAGTACATCCGCGATGCCAAGATCGACTCGCTCTACGAGGGCACCACCGCCATTCAGGCGCAGGACTTCTTCTTCCGCAAGATCGCGCGCGACCGCGGCGGAGCGCTGCTGCACGTGGTCACCCAGATCATGACATTCCTCGACGACGCCTCGGCGCATCCGCAGCTGGCCGGTGAGCGCACACTGCTCGCGACCGCGGTCGACGATGTGCAGGCGATGGTCGCGACCATGACGTCGTTCCTGGTGGAGTCTCAGCAGAAACCGAGCGAGCTGTATCGGCTGGGACTGCAATCGGTGCCGCTGCTGCTGGCGGTGGGCGACGCGCTGTTGGGTTGGTTGCTGTTGCACCAGGCCGAGGTCGCGCTGACCGCGCTGGACAGCGAGGTCGGGGAGCGCGACCGGGCGTTCTACACCGGCAAGGTGGCCACGGCGCGGTTCTTCGCCAAGAACATGCTGCCGATGCTCTCGGCGCAGCGGGCCATTCTCGAGGCGGTCGACCTGACCGCGATGGAACTGTC